In Arachis stenosperma cultivar V10309 chromosome 1, arast.V10309.gnm1.PFL2, whole genome shotgun sequence, one DNA window encodes the following:
- the LOC130968225 gene encoding AUGMIN subunit 8, which yields MDVHESDQALRKLRAVETRRQPLVLAEKFNALATRLPATREVSSRYKSPSPASPTSTPRRCPSPTLSRTTPASPKPLPKRPVSAERKRPATPSSPRSPSTPVSDSSADVHLSSRQAAGSRFPEALWPSTMRSLSVSFQSDTISIPVSKKEKEKPVTSPSDRTLRPASNVAHKKAETPRKATPERIRSPLKGKNTTDQSENSKPVDGLHSRLIDQHRWPSRVGGKVLPSSLNRNIDHADTTIRKLSTPISETGVSSLRRLSLSSEVSASGTSMPSLRRLSLPGETSKPVQKGSNDAGRLSLLGESGRTGSQMKSTDDRLQLLRSLRPVSTTPADKTGLSTAGVRSLSLSRPASPSKTSVISSPGSRGLSPSRSRPSTPVTPFSRGLNPSQIRPNSPTSPSDNSTSVMSFIADFKKGKKSAAFIEDAHQLRLMYNRYLQWRFVNARAEDALYIQNLTVERTLYDVWSTTLSMWESIIRKRINLQQLRLELKLNSILNDQMTYLDDWAALESDHVDAVSGAIEDFEASTLRLPVTGGAKADIEHLKVAICSAVDVMQAMGSAICPSLSRVEAMNNLISEVAIVSAQEKALLDECEALLTFAAAMQVEENSLRTHLMQIKQVLEVNK from the exons ATGGATGTACATGAATCAGATCAAGCATTACGGAAACTCCGAGCTGTGGAGACTCGAAGACAACCCTTGGTTCTAGCTGAAAAGTTCAATGCACTCGCTACCAGGCTTCCAGCAACAAGGGAAGTTAGTTCAAGGTATAAATCACCTTCTCCAGCATCCCCAACTTCTACTCCTCGGCGATGCCCATCTCCAACCCTCTCAAGAACTACTCCTGCATCACCCAAACCGTTACCAAAGAGGCCTGTCTCAGCAGAGAGGAAGAGGCCGGCTACTCCCTCTTCCCCACGCAGTCCTTCCACACCGGTCAGCGACTCATCTGCAGATGTGCATTTATCATCCAGACAGGCAGCTGGTAGCCGCTTTCCAGAGGCCCTATGGCCTTCTACAATGCGAAGCTTGAGTGTTTCTTTCCAGTCCGATACCATTTCGATACCTGTcagcaagaaagaaaaagagaagccGGTTACTAGCCCTTCTGATCGTACATTGAGGCCTGCTTCCAATGTGGCTCACAAGAAGGCTGAAACTCCTCGAAAGGCTACTCCTGAGAGAATTAGGAGCCCTCTTAAAGGGAAGAATACCACTGATCAATCAGAGAATTCAAAACCAGTTGATGGTCTGCATTCTCGATTGATAGATCAGCATCGGTGGCCAAGTAGAGTAGGTGGGAAGGTATTGCCTAGTTCATTAAACCGAAATATAGATCATGCTGATACCACGATAAGAAAGTTGAGCACTCCAATTTCAGAAACTGGTGTATCATCGCTGAGAAGATTGTCTTTATCGAGTGAAGTTTCGGCCTCGGGAACTAGCATGCCTTCGCTGAGAAGATTGTCTCTACCAGGCGAAACAAGTAAGCCCGTGCAAAAAGGTTCTAATGATGCTGGAAGGCTGTCATTGCTTGGTGAAAGCGGAAGGACAGGAAGCCAGATGAAATCAACTGATGACCGCCTCCAGTTATTAAGATCACTTAGACCCGTTTCTACAACTCCGGCAGATAAAACAGGATTGTCAACTGCTGGAGTCAGATCTCTGTCCTTGTCGCGTCCTGCCTCACCCAGTAAGACATCGGTGATATCCTCTCCTGGTTCAAGAGGTCTCAGTCCATCTCGGTCGAGGCCATCAACTCCTGTAACTCCTTTTTCTAGAGGGCTTAATCCATCTCAAATTAGGCCAAACAGTCCTACCAGTCCATCTGACAATTCAACTTCAGTTATGAGCTTTATTGCTGattttaagaaagggaaaaagagtgcagccttcatagaagatgcTCACCAGTTACGACTTATGTACAACAGATACCTGCAATGGAGATTTGTCAATGCAAGAGCAGAGGATGCACTTTACATCCAAAATTTAACTGTGGAG AGAACTTTATATGATGTATGGAGCACTACTTTGTCTATGTGGGAATCAATTATTAGGAagaggatcaatctccagcagCTGCGGCTAGAGCTCAAGCTGAATTCTATTTTGAATGATCAA ATGACCTACCTTGATGATTGGGCTGCACTTGAAAGTGATCACGTTGATGCTGTATCTGGGGCTATAGAAGACTTCGAGGCAAGCACTCTTCGTCTTCCAGTGACTGGAGGGGCAAAG GCAGATATTGAGCATTTGAAAGTTGCTATCTGTTCAGCTGTTGATGTCATGCAAGCAATGGGATCTGCAATCTGCCCTTCGCTTTCACGG GTGGAGGCCATGAATAATTTAATTTCTGAAGTTGCTATAGTATCAGCACAGGAAAAGGCCTTGCTTGATGAATGCGAAGCGCTACTAACATTTGCAGCAGCTATGCAG GTTGAGGAAAATAGCCTTCGGACGCATCTCATGCAAATCAAGCAAGTTTTAGAGGTGAATAAGTAA
- the LOC130968256 gene encoding pentatricopeptide repeat-containing protein At4g30700, whose protein sequence is MQMIHRELSAPPSRNALLSLITNSATIHHLLQLHAQLLRNGFHSDIATVTKLTQRLFDLRAPRHALSLFFSFPKPDIFLFNVLVQGFSLNASPSTSLSLYSRLRKSINLSPDNFTYAFTINAASGSRDEKHGMMLHAHAIVDGLAPNLFVGSALVDLYCKFSRVGYARKVFDRMPEKDTVLWNAMVNGLARNCCYEDSIEVFGDMVEDGVRLDSTTLSTVLPAAAELKELGVGMGIQCLAMKIGFHSVDYVLTGLVSLYSKCGDVDTARLLFWMIDKPDLVSYNALISGFTCNGEVECSVKLFRELLASGQRVSSSTMVGLIPVSSPFGHLHLASSIQGFCVKSGTISHPSVSTALTTVYSRLNEMDLARSLFDESPEKTVAAWNAMISGYTQNGLTETSLSLFQEMMKSEFAPNPVTITTILSACAQLGALSFGKWVHELIKSKNLEPNIYVSTALVDMYAKCGNISEAWQLFDSMSEKNTVTWNTMIFGYGLHGHGHEALKLFNEMLHLGFQPSSVTFLSVMYACSHAGLVREGDEIFRAMVNEYGIKPLPEHYACMVDILGRAGQLEKALEFIRSMPVEPGPAVWGTLLGACMIHKDTNMARMASEKLFELDPGSVGYHVLLSNIYSVERNFPKAASIREGVKKRKLAKTPGCTLIEIHGTPHVFVSGDRSHSHATAIYEMLEKLTSKMREIGYRSETVTALHDVEEEEKELMVNVHSEKLAIAFALITTEPGTEIRIIKNLRVCLDCHTATKYISKITERVIVVRDANRFHHFKDGVCSCGDYW, encoded by the coding sequence ATGCAGATGATTCACCGGGAGCTGTCTGCACCGCCGAGCCGCAACGCCCTCCTCTCACTCATCACCAACTCCGCCACGATCCACCACCTCCTCCAGCTCCACGCTCAGCTTCTCCGTAATGGCTTCCACTCCGACATTGCCACCGTCACCAAGCTCACCCAGCGCCTCTTCGACCTCCGCGCCCCTCGCCACGccctctctcttttcttctccttcccCAAACCCGACATCTTCCTCTTCAACGTCCTCGTCCAAGGTTTCTCCCTCAACGCTTCCCCTTCTACCTCTCTCTCCCTCTACTCCCGCCTCCGCAAAAGCATCAACCTTTCCCCTGATAACTTCACCTATGCTTTCACAATCAACGCCGCTTCTGGTTCCCGCGACGAGAAGCACGGGATGATGCTGCACGCGCATGCCATTGTTGATGGGTTGGCCCCCAACCTATTTGTGGGTTCTGCACTCGTTGACTTGTACTGCAAGTTTTCTCGTGTTGGGTATGCTAGAAAGGTGTTTGATAGAATGCCTGAGAAAGATACTGTTTTGTGGAACGCTATGGTTAATGGCTTGGCGAGGAATTGTTGTTATGAGGATTCTATTGAGGTTTTTGGGGACATGGTTGAAGATGGGGTGAGGTTGGATTCAACTACATTGTCTACTGTGCTCCCTGCTGCTGCTGAGTTGAAGGAGTTGGGAGTTGGGATGGGGATTCAGTGTTTGGCTATGAAAATTGGGTTTCATTCTGTTGATTATGTGCTTACGGGCTTGGTTTCATTGTATTCGAAATGTGGGGATGTGGACACTGCTAGGTTGTTATTTTGGATGATCGATAAGCCTGACTTGGTGTCTTACAATGCTCTTATTTCTGGGTTTACTTGCAATGGTGAGGTTGAGTGTTCGGTGAAGCTTTTCAGAGAGTTGCTTGCTTCTGGTCAGAGGGTGAGTTCAAGCACTATGGTTGGCTTGATTCCAGTGTCTTCTCCCTTTGGTCATCTTCATTTGGCTTCCTCTATTCAGGGATTTTGTGTGAAATCTGGTACTATTTCGCATCCGTCTGTTTCAACCGCACTCACAACTGTGTACAGTAGGCTCAATGAAATGGACTTGGCACGCTCCTTATTTGATGAATCGCCAGAGAAAACTGTGGCTGCTTGGAATGCTATGATTTCGGGTTATACTCAGAATGGTTTAACCGagacctctctctctctttttcaggAGATGATGAAGAGTGAGTTTGCTCCAAATCCAGTTACAATCACAACTATCCTTTCAGCTTGTGCTCAACTAGGAGCACTGAGTTTTGGGAAATGGGTCCATGAGCTGATCAAAAGCAAAAATCTTGAACCAAACATTTATGTTTCCACTGCTCTAGTTGACATGTATGCTAAGTGTGGGAACATATCAGAGGCATGGCAACTATTTGACTCGATGAGTGAAAAGAATACTGTCACATGGAATACTATGATTTTTGGTTATGGGCTCCATGGACACGGGCATGAAGCGCttaagctttttaatgagatgtTACATTTAGGATTTCAACCATCTAGTGTTACTTTTCTTTCAGTCATGTATGCTTGTAGTCATGCTGGCTTGGTAAGAGAAGGAGATGAAATTTTCCGTGCTATGGTCAATGAATACGGGATCAAACCCCTGCCTGAGCACTATGCCTGCATGGTGGACATTCTTGGGCGAGCTGGGCAGTTAGAAAAGGCCTTAGAATTTATAAGGAGTATGCCTGTTGAGCCTGGTCCTGCAGTGTGGGGTACATTGCTTGGTGCTTGCATGATTCACAAAGACACAAATATGGCCCGCATGGCTTCGGAAAAGCTATTTGAATTGGATCCAGGGAGTGTTGGATACCATGTTTTGCTCTCTAATATATACTCGGTAGAGAGAAACTTCCCAAAGGCTGCTTCAATACGAGAAGgagtgaagaaaagaaaactgGCAAAGACTCCTGGTTGCACTCTAATTGAAATTCATGGGACCCCACATGTATTTGTATCTGGTGATCGATCTCATTCTCATGCTACTGCTATCTATGAAATGCTGGAGAAGTTAACTAGCAAGATGAGGGAAATTGGATACCGTTCGGAGACAGTCACTGCTTTGCATGatgtggaagaagaagaaaaggagctCATGGTTAATGTTCACAGTGAGAAGTTAGCCATTGCTTTTGCTCTTATTACAACTGAACCTGGTACTGAGATCAGGATCATCAAGAATCTCCGGGTTTGTTTAGATTGTCATACTGCAACTAAATATATATCAAAGATCACAGAAAGAGTCATTGTAGTCAGGGATGCTAACAGATTCCACCACTTCAAAGATGGTGTCTGTTCTTGTGGCGATTATTGGTGA
- the LOC130968244 gene encoding cellulose synthase A catalytic subunit 7 [UDP-forming] isoform X1 yields MEASAGLVAGSHNRNELVVIHGHEEHKPLKNLDGQVCEICGDEVGLTVDGDLFVACNECGFPVCRPCYEYERREGSQLCPQCKTRYKRLKGSPRVEGDEDEEDVDDIEHEFNIEDERNKHDHSAEAMLYGKMSYGRGPEDEDNAQFPAVISGGRSLPVSGELSAVGSHAYGEMLSSTLHKRVHPYPVSEPGSERWDDKKDGWKERMDDWKLQQGNLGPEPDEDFDAAMLDVTRQPLSRKVPIASSKVNPYRMVIVARLVILAFFLRYRILNPVHDALGLWLTSIICEIWFAFSWILDQFPKWFPIDRETYLDRLSIRYEREGEPNMLAPVDVFVSTVDPMKEPPLVTANTVLSILAMDYPVDKISCYISDDGASMCTFEALSETAEFARKWVPFCKKFSIEPRAPEMYFSEKIDYLKDKVQPTFVKERRAMKREYEEFKVRINALVAKAQKVPPGGWIMQDGTPWPGNNTKDHPGMIQVFLGHSGGHDTEGNELPRLVYVSREKRPGFQHHKKAGAMNALIRVSAVLTNAPFMLNLDCDHYVNNSKAVREAMCFLMDPQTGKKVCYVQFPQRFDGIDTHDRYANRNTVFFDINMKGLDGIQGPVYVGTGCVFRRQALYGYNPPKGPKRPKMVSCDCCPCFGKRKKAKHAKNDAIAEAANLKGSHFSLFISHYYLKLIYIQIGFPLPILTPVTCLYIAMEDDKELLMSQMNFEKKFGQSSIFVTSTLMEEGGVPPSSSPASQLKEAIHVISCGYEDKTEWGIELGWIYGSITEDILTGFKMHCRGWRSIYCMPKRTAFKGTAPINLSDRLNQVLRWALGSIEIFFSRHCPLWYGYKEGKLKWLERFAYANTTVYPFTSIPLVAYCILPAVCLLTDKFIMPPISTFAGLYFVALFSSIIATGILELKWSGVSIEEWWRNEQFWVIGGVSAHLFAVIQGLLKVLAGIDTNFTVTSKAADDEEFGELYTFKWTTLLIPPTTILIINIVGVVAGISDAINNGYQSWGPLFGKLFFSFWVIVHLYPFLKGLMGRQNRTPTIVVIWSVLLASIFSLLWVRIDPFVTKTKGPDTKMCGINC; encoded by the exons ATGGAAGCCAGCGCCGGACTTGTCGCTGGCTCTCATAACCGCAATGAGCTTGTTGTCATTCATGGCCATGAAGAG CACAAGCCTTTGAAGAACTTGGATGGTCAAGTGTGTGAGATATGTGGTGATGAGGTGGGACTCACGGTGGATGGAGACTTGTTTGTGGCCTGCAATGAGTGTGGTTTTCCGGTGTGCCGGCCATGCTATGAGTATGAAAGGAGGGAAGGCAGCCAACTTTGTCCACAATGCAAAACCAGATACAAGCGTCTCAAGG GGAGTCCAAGGGTGGAGGGAGATGAAGATGAGGAGGATGTGGATGATATTGAACATGAATTTAACATCGAGGACGAAAGGAACAAGCATGACCATTCTGCAGAAGCCATGCTGTATGGGAAGATGAGCTATGGAAGAGGTCCTGAAGATGAAGACAATGCTCAATTCCCAGCTGTCATTTCTGGTGGTCGATCTCTTCCT GTGAGTGGAGAGTTATCAGCAGTGGGATCTCATGCTTATGGAGAGATGTTATCTtctacattgcataaaagagtGCATCCATATCCAGTTTCTGAACCTG GAAGTGAAAGATGGGATGATAAGAAAGATGGATGGAAAGAAAGGATGGATGATTGGAAACTTCAACAAGGCAATTTAGGCCCTGAACCTGATGAAGATTTTGATGCAGCCAT GTTGGATGTAACAAGGCAACCACTATCAAGGAAGGTACCAATTGCATCTAGCAAAGTGAATCCATATAGGATGGTGATTGTGGCGCGGCTTGTTATTCTTGCGTTCTTTCTAAGATATCGAATTCTGAACCCGGTTCATGATGCACTGGGGCTATGGCTAACTTCCATTATATGTGAAATCTGGTTTGCTTTTTCATGGATCCTTGATCAGTTCCCTAAATGGTTCCCAATTGATAGAGAGACCTACCTTGACCGTCTTTCAATCAG GTATGAGCGTGAAGGTGAACCAAACATGCTTGCTCCTGTAGATGTGTTTGTGAGTACTGTGGACCCTATGAAGGAACCTCCTCTTGTTACAGCAAACACTGTTCTTTCAATCTTGGCCATGGATTACCCTGTTGACAAGATATCATGCTACATTTCTGATGATGGTGCTTCAATGTGTACATTTGAAGCCTTATCAGAAACTGCAGAGTTTGCTAGGAAGTGGGTACCATTTTGCAAGAAATTTTCCATAGAACCAAGGGCACCGGAGATGTACTTCTCTGAGAAAATTGACTACCTCAAGGACAAAGTGCAACCAACCTTTGTTAAGGAGCGGCGCGCAATGAAG AGAGAATATGAAGAGTTTAAGGTGAGGATCAATGCACTTGTGGCTAAAGCACAGAAGGTTCCTCCAGGAGGGTGGATCATGCAGGATGGGACACCATGGCCAGGAAACAATACTAAGGATCATCCTGGTATGATTCAAGTATTTCTTGGCCACAGTGGAGGCCATGACACTGAAGGAAATGAGCTCCCTCGTCTCGTCTATGTCTCCAGGGAGAAAAGGCCTGGTTTTCAGCACCACAAGAAAGCTGGTGCCATGAATGCTCTG ATTCGGGTCTCTGCTGTGCTTACAAATGCTCCTTTCATGCTGAACTTGGATTGTGATCACTATGTCAATAACAGCAAAGCTGTCCGAGAGGCCATGTGCTTTTTAATGGACCCTCAAACTGGGAAGAAAGTCTGCTATGTCCAATTTCCTCAGAGATTTGATGGTATCGATACACATGATCGGTATGCTAACAGAAACACAGTTTTCTTTGAT ATTAACATGAAGGGATTGGATGGAATTCAGGGTCCTGTATATGTGGGCACAGGTTGTGTATTCAGGAGGCAAGCTTTATATGGATACAATCCTCCAAAGGGTCCTAAACGTCCAAAAATGGTAAGTTGTGACTGTTGTCCATGCTTCGGAAAGCGTAAGAAGGCAAAGCATGCAAAGAATGATGCAATTGCAGAGGCAGCAAACCTTAAAGGTTCTCATTTTTCTCTATTCATTAGTCACTACTATTTGAAACTAATTTATATCCAAATTGGTTTCCCTTTACCTATTCTAACCCCTGTCACATGTCTCTATATAGCAATGGAGGATGACAAAGAGTTGCTCATGTCCCAAATGAATTTTGAGAAGAAATTTGGGCAGTCAtctatttttgtgacttcaaCTTTGATGGAAGAGGGTGGTGTACCTCCTTCATCAAGTCCAGCAAGCCAGCTTAAAGAAGCCATTCATGTAATCAGTTGTGGTTATGAAGATAAAACTGAATGGGGAATTGAG CTAGGTTGGATATATGGTTCTATTACAGAGGATATTCTAACAGGTTTCAAGATGCATTGCCGTGGTTGGAGATCCATTTACTGCATGCCAAAGAGAACAGCATTCAAGGGTACTGCTCCCATCAACTTGTCAGATAGGCTTAACCAGGTGCTTCGTTGGGCACTTGGATCCATCGAGATCTTCTTCAGTCGCCATTGCCCGTTATGGTATGGCTACAAGGAAGGGAAGCTAAAGTGGCTTGAGAGATTTGCATATGCAAACACAACTGTCTACCCATTCACATCCATACCTCTGGTTGCATACTGTATTCTTCCTGCTGTCTGCTTACTCACTGACAAATTCATCATGCCGCCG ATAAGCACTTTTGCTGGTTTGTACTTTGTTGCTCTCTTCTCTTCAATCATTGCAACTGGCATTCTTGAGTTGAAATGGAGTGGAGTGAGCATTGAAGAATGGTGGAGAAATGAACAATTCTGGGTCATTGGTGGTGTATCAGCACATCTCTTTGCTGTCATACAAGGTCTTCTGAAGGTGTTGGCTGGAATTGACACCAACTTCACTGTCACATCCAAGGCTGCAGACGATGAAGAATTTGGAGAGTTATACACCTTCAAGTGGACTACTCTCTTGATTCCTCCAACTACAATCTTAATAATCAACATTGTTGGGGTTGTTGCTGGAATCTCAGATGCAATAAACAATGGTTACCAATCATGGGGACCTCTCTTTGGAaaactcttcttctccttctggGTGATTGTCCATCTATATCCATTCCTTAAAGGTTTGATGGGTCGGCAAAACCGCACACCTACCATAGTTGTGATATGGTCAGTGCTATTGGCTTCCATCTTCTCGTTGCTCTGGGTAAGAATTGATCCATTTGTGACGAAAACTAAAGGACCTGATACCAAGATGTGTGGAATAAACTGCTGA
- the LOC130968244 gene encoding cellulose synthase A catalytic subunit 7 [UDP-forming] isoform X2 — MEASAGLVAGSHNRNELVVIHGHEEHKPLKNLDGQVCEICGDEVGLTVDGDLFVACNECGFPVCRPCYEYERREGSQLCPQCKTRYKRLKGSPRVEGDEDEEDVDDIEHEFNIEDERNKHDHSAEAMLYGKMSYGRGPEDEDNAQFPAVISGGRSLPVSGELSAVGSHAYGEMLSSTLHKRVHPYPVSEPGSERWDDKKDGWKERMDDWKLQQGNLGPEPDEDFDAAMLDVTRQPLSRKVPIASSKVNPYRMVIVARLVILAFFLRYRILNPVHDALGLWLTSIICEIWFAFSWILDQFPKWFPIDRETYLDRLSIRYEREGEPNMLAPVDVFVSTVDPMKEPPLVTANTVLSILAMDYPVDKISCYISDDGASMCTFEALSETAEFARKWVPFCKKFSIEPRAPEMYFSEKIDYLKDKVQPTFVKERRAMKREYEEFKVRINALVAKAQKVPPGGWIMQDGTPWPGNNTKDHPGMIQVFLGHSGGHDTEGNELPRLVYVSREKRPGFQHHKKAGAMNALIRVSAVLTNAPFMLNLDCDHYVNNSKAVREAMCFLMDPQTGKKVCYVQFPQRFDGIDTHDRYANRNTVFFDINMKGLDGIQGPVYVGTGCVFRRQALYGYNPPKGPKRPKMVSCDCCPCFGKRKKAKHAKNDAIAEAANLKAMEDDKELLMSQMNFEKKFGQSSIFVTSTLMEEGGVPPSSSPASQLKEAIHVISCGYEDKTEWGIELGWIYGSITEDILTGFKMHCRGWRSIYCMPKRTAFKGTAPINLSDRLNQVLRWALGSIEIFFSRHCPLWYGYKEGKLKWLERFAYANTTVYPFTSIPLVAYCILPAVCLLTDKFIMPPISTFAGLYFVALFSSIIATGILELKWSGVSIEEWWRNEQFWVIGGVSAHLFAVIQGLLKVLAGIDTNFTVTSKAADDEEFGELYTFKWTTLLIPPTTILIINIVGVVAGISDAINNGYQSWGPLFGKLFFSFWVIVHLYPFLKGLMGRQNRTPTIVVIWSVLLASIFSLLWVRIDPFVTKTKGPDTKMCGINC; from the exons ATGGAAGCCAGCGCCGGACTTGTCGCTGGCTCTCATAACCGCAATGAGCTTGTTGTCATTCATGGCCATGAAGAG CACAAGCCTTTGAAGAACTTGGATGGTCAAGTGTGTGAGATATGTGGTGATGAGGTGGGACTCACGGTGGATGGAGACTTGTTTGTGGCCTGCAATGAGTGTGGTTTTCCGGTGTGCCGGCCATGCTATGAGTATGAAAGGAGGGAAGGCAGCCAACTTTGTCCACAATGCAAAACCAGATACAAGCGTCTCAAGG GGAGTCCAAGGGTGGAGGGAGATGAAGATGAGGAGGATGTGGATGATATTGAACATGAATTTAACATCGAGGACGAAAGGAACAAGCATGACCATTCTGCAGAAGCCATGCTGTATGGGAAGATGAGCTATGGAAGAGGTCCTGAAGATGAAGACAATGCTCAATTCCCAGCTGTCATTTCTGGTGGTCGATCTCTTCCT GTGAGTGGAGAGTTATCAGCAGTGGGATCTCATGCTTATGGAGAGATGTTATCTtctacattgcataaaagagtGCATCCATATCCAGTTTCTGAACCTG GAAGTGAAAGATGGGATGATAAGAAAGATGGATGGAAAGAAAGGATGGATGATTGGAAACTTCAACAAGGCAATTTAGGCCCTGAACCTGATGAAGATTTTGATGCAGCCAT GTTGGATGTAACAAGGCAACCACTATCAAGGAAGGTACCAATTGCATCTAGCAAAGTGAATCCATATAGGATGGTGATTGTGGCGCGGCTTGTTATTCTTGCGTTCTTTCTAAGATATCGAATTCTGAACCCGGTTCATGATGCACTGGGGCTATGGCTAACTTCCATTATATGTGAAATCTGGTTTGCTTTTTCATGGATCCTTGATCAGTTCCCTAAATGGTTCCCAATTGATAGAGAGACCTACCTTGACCGTCTTTCAATCAG GTATGAGCGTGAAGGTGAACCAAACATGCTTGCTCCTGTAGATGTGTTTGTGAGTACTGTGGACCCTATGAAGGAACCTCCTCTTGTTACAGCAAACACTGTTCTTTCAATCTTGGCCATGGATTACCCTGTTGACAAGATATCATGCTACATTTCTGATGATGGTGCTTCAATGTGTACATTTGAAGCCTTATCAGAAACTGCAGAGTTTGCTAGGAAGTGGGTACCATTTTGCAAGAAATTTTCCATAGAACCAAGGGCACCGGAGATGTACTTCTCTGAGAAAATTGACTACCTCAAGGACAAAGTGCAACCAACCTTTGTTAAGGAGCGGCGCGCAATGAAG AGAGAATATGAAGAGTTTAAGGTGAGGATCAATGCACTTGTGGCTAAAGCACAGAAGGTTCCTCCAGGAGGGTGGATCATGCAGGATGGGACACCATGGCCAGGAAACAATACTAAGGATCATCCTGGTATGATTCAAGTATTTCTTGGCCACAGTGGAGGCCATGACACTGAAGGAAATGAGCTCCCTCGTCTCGTCTATGTCTCCAGGGAGAAAAGGCCTGGTTTTCAGCACCACAAGAAAGCTGGTGCCATGAATGCTCTG ATTCGGGTCTCTGCTGTGCTTACAAATGCTCCTTTCATGCTGAACTTGGATTGTGATCACTATGTCAATAACAGCAAAGCTGTCCGAGAGGCCATGTGCTTTTTAATGGACCCTCAAACTGGGAAGAAAGTCTGCTATGTCCAATTTCCTCAGAGATTTGATGGTATCGATACACATGATCGGTATGCTAACAGAAACACAGTTTTCTTTGAT ATTAACATGAAGGGATTGGATGGAATTCAGGGTCCTGTATATGTGGGCACAGGTTGTGTATTCAGGAGGCAAGCTTTATATGGATACAATCCTCCAAAGGGTCCTAAACGTCCAAAAATGGTAAGTTGTGACTGTTGTCCATGCTTCGGAAAGCGTAAGAAGGCAAAGCATGCAAAGAATGATGCAATTGCAGAGGCAGCAAACCTTAAAG CAATGGAGGATGACAAAGAGTTGCTCATGTCCCAAATGAATTTTGAGAAGAAATTTGGGCAGTCAtctatttttgtgacttcaaCTTTGATGGAAGAGGGTGGTGTACCTCCTTCATCAAGTCCAGCAAGCCAGCTTAAAGAAGCCATTCATGTAATCAGTTGTGGTTATGAAGATAAAACTGAATGGGGAATTGAG CTAGGTTGGATATATGGTTCTATTACAGAGGATATTCTAACAGGTTTCAAGATGCATTGCCGTGGTTGGAGATCCATTTACTGCATGCCAAAGAGAACAGCATTCAAGGGTACTGCTCCCATCAACTTGTCAGATAGGCTTAACCAGGTGCTTCGTTGGGCACTTGGATCCATCGAGATCTTCTTCAGTCGCCATTGCCCGTTATGGTATGGCTACAAGGAAGGGAAGCTAAAGTGGCTTGAGAGATTTGCATATGCAAACACAACTGTCTACCCATTCACATCCATACCTCTGGTTGCATACTGTATTCTTCCTGCTGTCTGCTTACTCACTGACAAATTCATCATGCCGCCG ATAAGCACTTTTGCTGGTTTGTACTTTGTTGCTCTCTTCTCTTCAATCATTGCAACTGGCATTCTTGAGTTGAAATGGAGTGGAGTGAGCATTGAAGAATGGTGGAGAAATGAACAATTCTGGGTCATTGGTGGTGTATCAGCACATCTCTTTGCTGTCATACAAGGTCTTCTGAAGGTGTTGGCTGGAATTGACACCAACTTCACTGTCACATCCAAGGCTGCAGACGATGAAGAATTTGGAGAGTTATACACCTTCAAGTGGACTACTCTCTTGATTCCTCCAACTACAATCTTAATAATCAACATTGTTGGGGTTGTTGCTGGAATCTCAGATGCAATAAACAATGGTTACCAATCATGGGGACCTCTCTTTGGAaaactcttcttctccttctggGTGATTGTCCATCTATATCCATTCCTTAAAGGTTTGATGGGTCGGCAAAACCGCACACCTACCATAGTTGTGATATGGTCAGTGCTATTGGCTTCCATCTTCTCGTTGCTCTGGGTAAGAATTGATCCATTTGTGACGAAAACTAAAGGACCTGATACCAAGATGTGTGGAATAAACTGCTGA